One Gambusia affinis linkage group LG15, SWU_Gaff_1.0, whole genome shotgun sequence genomic window carries:
- the LOC122845105 gene encoding olfactory receptor 146-like: protein MENSTFNSLTLQLEGLMVTKFSRLPLFFFFFFSFLFVLVTNAGMILLIVVNRSLHQPMFLLYCSLAFNDILGNFLVLPRVMSDVLRPPAERLIGYHQCVVQAFLVHMYGTSTQTMLMIMAFDRYVAICNPLRYSVIMTSRMVMKLTVSAWGSALVPVGILLGLTIRLSRCRTLITNPYCDNASLFKLSCESVEINNIYGLTFTVVLSVVSVGSMVITYAKIMAVCLSRRCKSLNSKALRTCSTHLVVYIIMFTSSKVSIALHRFPQFTEERKLAIILYHIIPCSLNPIIYGVQSSEVKKVLTGWFQPRKVQSSV from the coding sequence ATGGaaaactccaccttcaacaGCCTTACGCTGCAGCTGGAGGGGCTGATGGTCACCAAGTTCTCCAGGCTCcctttgttcttcttcttcttcttctccttcctgtttGTTCTGGTCACCAATGCTGGCATGATCCTTTTGATCGTAGTTAACAGAAGCCTCCATCAGCCCATGTTTCTGCTGTACTGCAGTCTAGCATTCAATGATATTTTAGGAAATTTTCTTGTGCTGCCTCGTGTCATGTCAGACGTCCTGAGGCCGCCGGCTGAGCGCCTCATCGGGTACCATCAGTGTGTGGTTCAGGCCTTCCTGGTCCACATGTACGGCACCTCAACGCAGACGATGCTGATGATCATGGCCTTTGACAGATATGTTGCCATCTGTAATCCTCTGCGTTACTCTGTGATAATGACCAGCAGGATGGTGATGAAACTGACCGTCTCTGCCTGGGGGTCGGCCTTGGTTCCGGTGGGGATTCTGCTGGGTCTGACCATCCGGCTGAGCCGCTGCAGGACTCTGATCACCAACCCGTACTGTGACAACGCCTCACTGTTCAAGCTGTCCTGCGAGAGCGTGGAGATCAATAACATCTACGGCCTGACCTTCACCGTGGTTCTGTCGGTGGTGTCGGTGGGCAGCATGGTCATCACCTACGCCAAGATCATGGCCGTGTGTCTGAGCCGCCGCTGCAAATCCCTCAACAGCAAAGCCTTACGGACCTGCAGCACACACCTGGTCGTCTACATCATCATGTTCACCAGTAGCAAGGTGAGCATCGCTCTGCACCGCTTCCCGCAGTTCACAGAGGAGAGGAAGCTGGCCATCATCTTGTACCACATCATCCCCTGCAGCCTGAACCCCATCATCTACGGAGTTCAGTCCAGCGAAGTGAAAAAGGTTCTGACCGGGTGGTTTCAGCCCAGAAAGGTCCAGTCATCAGTTTGA